tgttgtgtgtgtgtgtgtctgtatgtatgtgttcGAGCCTCAGTGCACGTGACAGTGTGCAACTATGTGTCAGAGGGGGACGCCCTGCCCGCCACCGTCCGTCTGTTCGCTCTTGATGAATTCATGCAacagtggggaggaggggagaattTGGAGGAGGCTTCTAGGAAGCCGCTGGACAGCGGGGAAGACGACTTGAAGGCGAAAGAGGCGAGGAGGACCTGGAGGCTAAAAGCAAGGCGCTGGTGAGGCTCGGTGAGAGAGATTACCGTGATCCGTTAGGCCTGATTGTCTTTGCCCCCGGTCAGTGTCACGCCCTATAAGAACAGCCCCTACTAGCTGGATACCAGGGGGGCGGAGGGTGGAAGGAAGACGTGTTAGCAGGATACGTTTAAGGTGCTAGCAGCCAGGGTGTCCAAGAACACTGGACTTAACTGGCCAGAGTAATCTGGGTGCATCGGTGGGAACTCGTTCAATAAGCATAACCTACTCCTGAAGCTGCCATTTGATGACTGATAAGCTCACACTCGTCTAAGTGAGACAGATCACTCCCTCCCGGAGTTCAGTGTTACCAGGTGACAAAAGCTGACGTGTTCCTCTCACCCCTCAGACAGATGTCTCacctttttggggaaatgtataCAAAGTCCCGTTGTGTTTGACCTGTTCCTCTCACCCTGAGACACAAGCACTTCTCACATTTTACTGAAGTGTAGTCCTATTTGTTTTATAGTTAGGATATTACTTAAgtattaaaaaaacaaacatttccatGTAGTCAAAAGCTACTTttgattaaaataaaaaataagtcaTAGTTAAGTTAACATGTTGTTGATCGGTCATGACCTATCAGCTTGAGAGTGACCTCAGTTGAATTCAGGCAGACCCATCAGACATGGAACACTCATCAACTTCTACTTGGAGAGTGTAGGGCAGATTTGATTTCCCTTTTCTAGTTGGTGACATTTTATTTAACTTACCTCAATGTTGTTTCAATGACACACAATGACTCAAAATGCACCTTGAGATAACCAGACAGCATTTATCCTGTACTGCATCATACAGTTATGTTATTCAACTCTGCATACAGAGACAGAGTTGTGGTTCAATTCAATTCCATAAAACTTTACTTATCCCCTAAGGGGCAATCAATTAAGAAGggcattgattgattgatttaccaGTCAAGTGCTCTCTAATGGTCAATCAACAGAGGTAGCCTGTCATTAGCAGCACACAATAAGGTTTTAATGGTGAACCTTTTCAATTACTGACTGTTTAACATGCTGTGGCCATAGACAACAGGTCATTCAGCACTACTTTAATATAtgtgtacgtcccaaatggcaccctattccttttacaatgcactactttcgaccggggcccatagggctgttaaaagtagtgcactataaagggaatagggtgccattttgggacacacaTGACTCTCCAGACCTAGTTTTGGGGTCACTGCTTCCTCACTccacaaagcccccccccccccaccaaaataAAACACCACTAGGCCGGGGTATCCAGCTGGTCTGGCCTCCCCCCGTAGTACAGaagctgtccacacacacacactgtgtgaaacacacctcctcctctccttgctAATCCAGTGGTAGGCCTCCTGCTAGCTCCACATAGAGGCCAGCCCTAATTGCTCTTGTCGTAAAGCTCCCTGACCCAAATAAGCTGCAGCTCTCCAAAGCTGTGGAGATAAACCCCACTTTACCTCACCAAACCTGCTtaataccacccccaccccccacccccccacccaaacACCATGGATGGGACGAGGTGGGGGTTACTAAGGAGGGGGCTGAGGGAGACACTGAGGAGAAGGGTagggaatcagagagagaggaagagacaataTGCTAATAGTCATTGGTCCTGTGAGATAAAGGAGAGGAACacaaaaaataaacaacaaaagAAAAGAATGTTGAAGGAagattttaaaaaaaaagatatggTTGTGAAGTGGAGTTGTTGGGGTGAGCGAGGATATGTGTATCAGTTTAGATAGGAAGACTTCCAAGAAATGTTCAGCTGGTGTTGAGATTATGAGCTGAACGGGTTGGTATGATGAACCAAGTGTCCAGCAGCAGTGATGGCGTGTTATTCTCTTCTTTGTCTCTCCACCTGGTTCGGGAACGCAAGGCGGCTTAGCCACAAAAATGTCACTTTGTCACGAACGTTCTCACGTGGCAACCGTCACAccacaccactagtcagctaacCTCATTAACTTGTGTTGTTGCTATTAAGTTTCTCTATAAAACGGAGATGAGAGATTGTCATATAAATGTATACTTTTTATACCATAATAACTTGCGACAGACTGTTTCGCAAGTCTTTAGTCCCTACTCGTTATGAAAAAATATAGCATTTCCAGTTTGGTTTTCAGATATGCCTATacggctgtgtttacacaggcagaccaatttaGATTTTTGTTGCCCAGTTATAGGcgaaagagctgatctgattggaaAAAAAGACCAATATTagtggaaaaatatcagaattaggctgcctgtgtaaacgcagcctatgaAGGCCTATGATTCCCCCTAGAAATACATTAGGTtagaaaaaacaaaaaaacaccacCATGAAGTGAAAAAAATGTCACTTGCGGCTAGGCCATTCCAGTGTTGCTCTGTAGTTCCCTCATATTGGAAGACTTCTAGGCTACGTCCCAATAATATCTCCTTTGTTCACTTCACTACACTGATTTGAAAGGACATTACTGGTATAATAAGAAATATGGTGGGAACTTCCACTAACCCTTGACTCCACCTCGTCCACCCTCCCAATGCTTTCAGATTTGTGGGAAACTAGTGAACGATCGCACATTTCAAAATAATGTGATATTATTGGGACGCAACCCTACTAGATGTGTGTCTGCCTTACAGATCTAATTCAACATACCCCTATCAGGCGTTAGGCAAATCACAGGGCTCGGTAGAGTTTACTTCAATACAGGTCATGTTGATTAGTAAAAAGGGGCCTTTAATTGGATGTTAGGGCGAATCACCTTTGGCGTTAGCTCCCATCGGTTTAGGGATATCTTTTAAACTCAGACATGTTGTGGCCTCACAAGCTGtgaacaacaccacactacagataCAGTTTGCTCGGATGGAAAGATACAAGTTCACTTGCAAATTCATGAATGGATAACTGTCCATTGTTTTATATATGTTGACTTCtccacttcctgaattgacaacGGAATTCATTAAAAAAACGGGAGAGAAATTGAGATATACCTAATGTGTAGTTTTTGCATCCAATCATCTAAgtcagtacccccaacagcacaaCATTTTAATTTtagccctggacaagcacacctgactCAACTAATCATCAATCCCTCAAtgagtagaatcaggtgtgtttgtccagggcttcaacaaaaatgtgtgctgttgggggtactggaggactggagctgAAGACTTATCTGAGATGTAAACACCTTCCCAATCATTTAAGAAGTATATGGTTAGCATGAAAATCTACTGGATTGACATACTCAGGAACTTGATTTAGAATCAACAGAACAAGAACTGTAGTCCTACAAGATATATCCTCTGAACATGGAGAACCTTCACGCCATTGCCTTCTGCTGGTGTGTGTTGCTACTACACACAAGTGTGTGCCAAAAAAACGTTCTACATAGCAAATTGAAATGGTCAAAAAATATTTTGATCGTTTTAAATAATGTAGTAACATAGTTCAGCCAATTAACTTCCACTCCAAATGAAATGAAAAGCAATTTAATGAAAAGTTAATGAAAAGCAATTTAAGAATGAAGTTAaagttttgttgttttttaataGGAATCCAAACAAACCTTGGACATTTACTTTCGGACAACTTGAACCACCCTCAAGTCAGGGAGAAAACATTACATTTGAAAAATCTCTCACTAATATGTAAACTttcaaaatgtaattaaaaatgtactcccaaataactaaaaacaacATTTATTAGTGGTTGGAGTACAGAGCTTCTCTTCTCTTACTGCTACAGTAAGTTCTTCACAGGTCTAACGAGTCAGTCCCCATCTATGCAGAAAATAGTAATACTGTACCATATGTTCACACGCCAAATATCCAGGATGCAGACTATGGGTAGGTCCCGATTGGCACCCTATTGTTCTATTAATAGTCtagtctatagggaatagggtgccatttgggacggacgCTAGGGCCTACACACTGTACGTGACCTGAACAGCTGATCACCTTTAAGAAAACAACATCAGTGttcacaaaacacttcacacTTCAAATATTCACAAACCATAACAATCTAATCCTTCATAAATAAGTGAGCATTtcaattaaatagagtatctatgtCAGTAGTAGTGAATAACATGTATATTATCCATTGCTTTTACAGTCTCTCTAAACATTCACCAGTGTTTGTAAAACCTGCAGATATTAAATAACTAACTTTTTCCAGTTAACATGCTGGTATCATAACAGTGGTAGACCCAGACCACTCACTCTTTCCTGCTACATAGACTGcatctctctatggtagtgtcccAACTTATATAGAACAAGGTCATATTTACAAAATATTCTGTGTCACAAATACTCTGTAAGTAAAAAGTTTCAATGTTTTGTTCTCCTCGAGCTGGATGAAGGTCAGAGGGCACTGGAAACCACTGGAAATGATAGTACCACCCTCACTGTAAATACATAGGTAACGATGATGAAGAAACCCTAGTAGTCAGGTGTCTCTCCAGGGGTTGAATGAAAGAAAAATTTGCAGAAATTGATGGACCAGACTGGCTCATGTTGTAGTGTAGCGAGTCATTTGTTGATTTCTTGCTGGACAGAAGTCTTGTGAACTtctccaaatcaacccctagagCCATACTTAGGGGAGAAGTGATCCAATGCTGCATCACACTATAGGGCCAGACCGTACTGTTGGCTTGGATATCATCCCTAGCACGATACCAGCAACTACGGTGGCTGCGTAACCAGGCCAACCCATTGATTCACCGTATAGTGTCAATCAGGCACCAGTGTTCTCACCTGGTCTCCTCAGCAGCGTCGAGGGGAGGAGGGGTACTTGGTCTTCAGGCCCTCCTTGAAGCTGCGGAAGAGCAGGCGGTTCCTTCGGTTCTCCTCGTCTTTCCTGCTGTGGAACTCGCCCTGAACTTTGAACCCTTTGTGCACCACGAAGGCAGCGTTCAGCACGGAGAACCTGTAGCCTGCCACATGGAGCTCACAGGcctagggagtggagaggagaagggggagaagaggtaAGGGGGACAACATGAAATGGTGATACTTTATTCTGCTAAAAGTTATGtaaagagatgttcgatcaggttcaagtccgggctctggctgggtcactcaaggacattcagagacttgtcccaaagccactcctgcgttgtcttgctgTGTacttatgtaacagtataactttagcccgtcccctcgcccctacccgggctcgaacctgggaccctctgcacacaccgACAACAGTCACCAatgaagcattgttacccatcgcgccacaaaagccacggcccttgcagagcaaggggaacaactacttcaggtctcagagagagtgacgtcaccgattgaaacgctattagcgcgcaccaccgctaactagctagccgtttcacatcggttacactcacctcccttttgacctccttttctgcagcaaccagtgatccgggtcaacagcatcaatgtaacagttttTAACTTCAGTCcgtccctcgcccatacccgggctcgaccctctgcacacagacaactgacacccacatagcatcgttacccatcgctccacaaaagccgcagagcaaggggaacaactacttcaggtctcagagagagtgacatcaccgattgaaacactgttagcgcgcaccaccactaattagctagccatttcacatcggttacacttagtcattgtcctgttggaaggtgaaccttcgccatagtctgaggtcctgagcgctttggagcaggatttcattaaggatctctgtacttttctccattcatctttccctcaatcctgactagtctcacagtccctgccaatgaaaaacatccccacagcttgatgctgccaccagcatgcttcaccgtagggatggtgccaggtttcctccagacgttatgcttggcattcagaccaaagagttcaatcttggttacatcagaccagataatctagTTTCTCATTGtttgagagtcttttaggtgcctcttggcaaactcaaagtgggctgtcatgtgtcttttactgaggagtgccttctgtctggccactctaccataaaggcctgattagtggagtgctgcagagatgcttgtccttctggaaggttctcccatctccacagagtaactctggagctctgtgtcagagtgaccatcgggttctctgACCAAGGactttcttccatttaagaatggaggccactgtgtattagggggaaaatgttttggtacccttccccagataagtgcctcgacacaatcctgtctgagcTCTAAGGAAAATTttgtcgacctcatggcttggattttgttttgacatgcactgtcaactgtgggaccttatatagacaggttgtgtctttccaaatcatgtcaattgaatcaattgaattgaccacaggtagactccaatcaagttgtataaacatctcaaggatgaccaatggacacaggatgtacctgagctcaatttcgagtctcctaccaaagggtctgaataattatgtaaataaggtatttctgtatttatttattttttataaatttacaaaaatgtctgaaaacctgttttcgcttcatcattatggggtattgtgtgtagattcctgaggatttttaaaatctattttagaataaggttatcACATAACAAAACATGAAAAaagtgaagtggtctgaatactttccaaagacaCTATATATTTTACTGCAGTGCAAGGGTTCTGCAGTGTACGGTGTCAGTTGATGTAATGAAGCCCTAACTGTGtgcaaccatacacacacatgtgCCGCATCTCCACTGCAATCTAGAGTACCCGGTTACCCGTATCCATACAGCACATACCTGGCTGATGCGGTTGAAGCCGTACTGCCTGAAGTTCTCGTCATACAAGGGCACGGTGCGGTGCCCAATGTAGAAGGGCTCCCAGGGGTCCACCCAGGATAATGTATAGGCCACATCCAGGGGGCCCAAACCCTGACTGTGTCTGTTCACCCACTGAGAGTAGTTTGTGGGGGCCTGGCACCGCGGGCATAGCTCCTCGTAGAAGGGCCTCACCTCGCCCACCTGATACAGCTGCACCAGCTCCGACTTGGTGGCAGGCATCTTGCGTACGTGGCGGATCTCGAAGGCGGGCAGCACGAAGACCTCGTCCGTGGCGGGTTCACGTCTCATGACCAGTGCCAGAAACTGCTGGTGGAGTTCAGCACTGGGCGCCATGTCGATGTCGATGACCAGGATGTAGTTGGCTTCCGTGCCGCCACGGGCAACGTTCCGAAGGAGATTATTCGGGTAGGAGACGTTTCCATTTCCACCGATGGCGTAGTTCTGGTATTTGTCTCGGTGCGTCTCGAGCCTGGCAAACACAGCGGCACAGTCCTCAAGCCCGGTGAAATGCTCCCGGTCCTGCTCTGGGAAACTGGCCATCTGCCCAGAGTGGCACACCAAGTGAAAGTCCACCAAGGCCTGGATCTGAGGGCAGAAGATGGTGAGGGCGTAGACCAGGGCTGTGGCAAACTTGACATCTTGACCATGAGCGAATATGGCCACAGAGAGAGGGTTTTGCCACCTTTCCACTAAAGAATTCAGGTGGTGCAAGTTGTTGATGGATGTGTGCGTTGCTAAGGCCAAGAAGTGAGAGTTGGCATCCGCTCCTGGTTTCTGATTGGTAGAGAAATCGCTTTTTATCAAGTTCTTGTACACGCGGTATTGTCCGGTGGGATCAAAGATACCCCCTGTGGACAGAGAGTACCTGAGACGCTCTTTCCGTGAGTTTTTCTCCGGGTTGGCATTTTTCTTGCCAGAGGTCCCGAAGAGCTCTGAGTATCGGTAGCGCTGCTGCTTACCGTGCAGTTTCGATAGGAAGGAGAGGTAGATCATTTGTAAGAGTGCCACGAGCACCAGAGCGCCGAGCACCACTTTGAACGCGGAACATTTCTTAGATAAATGCATTCCCGACCTTTACATGTACACCACATGCAGCAAGTCAAAAATAATTGAGCAATATGCCTCAGGAAGGTATCCAATCTACCActgctagttggctagctagctagctagctacacggcgctagctagctaatttggcAATTTGGGTACCTGGGGGAGCTCGAATATCTCGTGTCGTTGAAACCACGCAGTGCTGACACAGGGTTCGATTTTAGATCGTGAAATCATTGTACGTGCCTCCTTCATATCTGATGCTTTGCGGTTCTGTCTATCTCATAGCGTTTCAGGAACATCAACAAGACGTTAGGACGTGTTATTCTTCTTCGATGGGGTTTATCAGCGATTGGCATCCAACTTTATGGTGCATTACcgacacctactgtactggagtacGGAGAGAAACCAAATCCTACATGCCAGCCCGTTGCtcttaaaaatataaaatatgtgtGACTATATCTAATGACGTTCTACTCAATATACTCTAAACTAATTTCCtgtatccccttctccctcatacTGGATCTCAGCCTCGCTCCTTCCCACACAGTAGCaatacacccacccacccaaagcTTGTGTTCTGCCTTCGCCAattccaattcctcctttggccgcttttccttccagttctctgctgccaatgactggaatgaattgaaaaaaaatcactgaagctggagaccaaTACTTCCcttactaactttaagcaccagctgtcagagcagctcacagatcactgcaccaatggagcccctagttccactcttcatacccctgataactcctttgtcccacctcccacacatgcggtgacctcacccattactaccagcatgtccagagatacaacctctctcatcatcacccagtgcctgggcttacctccgctgtacccgcaccccaccatacccctgtctgcgcattatgccctgaatatattctaccatgcccagaaaactgctcctcttattctctgtccccaacgctctaggcgaccagttttgatagcctttagccgcaccctcatactactccttctctgttccgcgggtgatgtggaggtaaacccaggccctgcatgtccccaggcaccctcatttgttgacttctgtgttcgaaaaagccttggtttcatgcatgtcaacatcagaagcctcctccctaagtttgtcttactcactgctttagcacactctgctaaccctgatgtccttgctgtgtctgaatcctggctcaggaaggccaccaaaaattcagagatttccatacccaactataacatcttccgtcaagatagaactgccaaagggggaggagttgcagtttactgcagagagagcctgcaaagtaatgtcatactttccaggtccatacccaaacagttcgaactactaattttgaaaattactctctccagaaataagtctctcacggttgccgcctgctaccgacccccctcagctcccagctgtgccctggacaccatttgtgaattgatcgccccccatctagcttcagagtttgttctgttaggtgacctaaactgggatatgcttaacaccccgccagtcctacaatctaagctagatgccctcaatctcacacaaatcatcaaggaacccaccaggtacaaccctaactctgtaaacaagggcaccctcatagacgtcatcctgaccaactggccctccaaatacacctccgctgtcttcaaccaggatctcagcgatcactgcctcattgcctgtatccgctacggagccgcagtcaaacgaccacccctcatcactgtcaaacgctccctaaaacacttctgtgagcaggcctttctaatcgacctggcccgggtatcctggaaggacattgacctcatcccgtcagttgaggatgcctggtcattctttaaaagtaacttcctcaccattttagataagcatgctccgttcaaaaaatgcagaactaagaacagatacagcccttggttcaccccagacctgactgccctcgaccagcacaaaaacatcctgtggcggactgcaatagcatcgaatagtccccgtgatatgcaactgttcagggaagtccggaaccaatacacgcagtcagtcaggaaagctaaggccagcttcttcaggcagaagtttgcatcctgtagctccaactccaaaaagttctgggacactgtgaagtccatggagaacaagagcacctcctcccagctgcccactgcactgaggctaggtaacacggtcaccactgataaatccatgattatcgaaaacttcaataagcatttctcaacggctggccatgccttccgcctggctacttcaacctcggccaacagctccgccccccccgcagctcctcgcccaagcctctccaggttctcctttacccaaatccagatagcagatgttctgaaagagctgcaaaacctggacccgtacaaatcagctgggcttgacaatctggaccctctatttctgaaactatctgccaccattgtcgcaacccctattaccagcctgttcaacctctctttcatctcgtctgagatccccaaggattggaaagctgccgcagtcatccccctcttcaaagggggagacaccctggacccaaactgttacagacctatatccatcctgccctgcctatctaaggtcttcgaaagccaagtcaacaaacaggtcactgaccatctcgaatcccaccgtaccttctccgctgtgcaatctggtttccgagccggtcatgggtgcacctcagccacactcaaggtactaaacgacatcataaccgccatcgataaaagacagtactgtgcagccgtcttcatcgaccttgccaaggctttcgactctgtcaatcaccatattcttatcggcagactcagtagcctcggtttttcggatgactgccttgcctggttcaccaattactttgcagacagagttcagtgtgtcaaatcggagggcatgctgtccggtcctctggcagtctctatgggggtgccacagggttcaattctcgggccgactcttttctctgtgtatatcaatgatgttgctcttgctgcgggcgattccctgatccacctctacgcagacgacaccattctatatactttcggcccgtctttggacactgtgctatctaacctccaaacaagcttcaatgccatacaacactccttccgtggcctccaactgctcttaaacgctagtaaaaccaaatgcatgcttttcaaccggtcgctgcctgcacctgcatgcccgactagcatcaccaccctggatggttccgacctagaatatgtggacgtctataagtacctaggtgtctggctagactgcaaactctccttccagactcatatcaaacatctccaatcgaaaatcaaatcaagagtcggctttctattccgcaacaaagcctccttcactcaagccgccaagcttaccctagtaaaactgactatcctaccgatcctcgacttcggcgatgtcatctacaaaatggcttccaacactctactcagcaaactggatgcagtctatcacagtgccatccgttttgtcactaaagcaccttataccacccaccactgcgacttgtacgctctagtcggctggccctcgctacatattcgtcgccagacccactggctccaggtcatctacaagtctatgctaggtaaagctccgccttatctcagctcactggtcacgatggcaacacccatccgtagcacgcgctccagcaggtgtatctcactgatcatccctaaagccaacacctcatttggccgcctttcgttccagtactctgctgcctgtgactggaacgaattgcaaaaatcgctgaagttggagacttttatctccctcaccaacttcaaacatcagctatctgagcagctaaccgatcgctgcagctgtacatagtctattggtaaatagcccacccttttcacatacctcatccccatactgtttttatttatttacttttctgctcttctgcacaccaatatctctacctgtacatgaccatctgatcttttatcactccagtgttaatctgcaaaattgtaattatttgcctacctcctcatgccttttgcacacattgtatatagaccccccctttgttttctactgtgttattgacttgttaattgtttactccatgtgtaactctttgttgtatgctcacactgctatgctttatcttggccaggtcgcagttgcaaatgagaacttgttctcaactagcctacctggttaaataaaggtgaaataaaataaaaataaaaaaacctgtacatagcccatctgtaaatagcccatccaactacctcatccccccccccctcctttgcaccccagtatctctacttgcacattcatcactccagtgtttaattgctaaattgtaattattccccCACTATGGCCTAtgtccttatcttacctcatttgcacacactgtaaatatactgtttctctattatgttattgactgtatgtttgtttattccatgtgtaactgtgt
The genomic region above belongs to Oncorhynchus kisutch isolate 150728-3 linkage group LG16, Okis_V2, whole genome shotgun sequence and contains:
- the b4gat1 gene encoding beta-1,4-glucuronyltransferase 1 translates to MHLSKKCSAFKVVLGALVLVALLQMIYLSFLSKLHGKQQRYRYSELFGTSGKKNANPEKNSRKERLRYSLSTGGIFDPTGQYRVYKNLIKSDFSTNQKPGADANSHFLALATHTSINNLHHLNSLVERWQNPLSVAIFAHGQDVKFATALVYALTIFCPQIQALVDFHLVCHSGQMASFPEQDREHFTGLEDCAAVFARLETHRDKYQNYAIGGNGNVSYPNNLLRNVARGGTEANYILVIDIDMAPSAELHQQFLALVMRREPATDEVFVLPAFEIRHVRKMPATKSELVQLYQVGEVRPFYEELCPRCQAPTNYSQWVNRHSQGLGPLDVAYTLSWVDPWEPFYIGHRTVPLYDENFRQYGFNRISQACELHVAGYRFSVLNAAFVVHKGFKVQGEFHSRKDEENRRNRLLFRSFKEGLKTKYPSSPRRC